Within the Medicago truncatula cultivar Jemalong A17 chromosome 4, MtrunA17r5.0-ANR, whole genome shotgun sequence genome, the region GAGGATGTTTATTGTGATGATGATCTAGACTAAGAGAATGAATATCATAGGAAGATGGTGGATAAGCAGGAGCAGGGGTTCGGGTAGGTGGGTGACGAGGACGTGGTCTGCGTTCAATGTGTGGATGATCTAGGTTATTATATGGAATGGAGGATTGAGACGGTGGCCGAATAGGGCCCTTTTTTGGGGTGGATGGGTGATGGGGAGGATGTTTATTGTGATGATGATCTAGACTAAGAGAATGAATACCATAGGAAGATGATGGATGAGCAGGAGTAGGGGTTGGGGTAGGTGGGTGACTAGGATGAGGTCTGCGTTCAATGTGTGGATGATCTAGGCTCTTAGATGGAATGGGGGATGGAGACGGTGGCTGAATAGGGGCCTTTCTTGGGGTAGGTGGGTGATGGGAAGGATGTTTATTATGATGATTATCTAGACTAAGAGAATGAATATCATAGGAAGATGGTGGATGAGCGGGAGCAGGGGTTGGGGTAGGTGGGTGATGAGGATGACTGTGGTGGTGAGTACTGACCTCTATAGCAAGAACGGCCAAATAACTCACTTGGAGTAAGGCTAACACTAAGACTAGGACATTGGCCATGTCTCAATGCAAGAAAAAGTAGCCTAAAGAGAGGTGGGAGAGTGATATTGATATCTTGGAAGTGTTCAAAAGAGTGTATTTATAGGAGTTAGTGCGTAgaataatttcaatattttattataaacttagtcaaagtcaaaagatttttaaaagatgtaaatttaaaattaattattctatattttaatattattattattattattattattattattattaataaagatTAACATACATGCATAATAATATGTTAAAAATGTAAGTTGAATACTTTaatcaatattattatatatttaatatatattttatgacattttgaatcctaataattatataattaataaaccatttaagggtatttttttcaataatctT harbors:
- the LOC112418110 gene encoding proline-rich extensin-like protein EPR1 — its product is MANVLVLVLALLQVSYLAVLAIEVSTHHHSHPHHPPTPTPAPAHPPSSYDIHSLSLDNHHNKHPSHHPPTPRKAPIQPPSPSPIPSKSLDHPHIERRPHPSHPPTPTPTPAHPSSSYGIHSLSLDHHHNKHPPHHPSTPKKGPIRPPSQSSIPYNNLDHPHIERRPRPRHPPTRTPAPAYPPSSYDIHSLSLDHHHNKHPPHHPPTPSKAPIQPPSSSPTPSSSLDQPHIERIRRPRPRHPATHAPVQPPSSVDSHSLRLDHHHNKHPPHHPSTPRNAPVQPPSSSLILSNGLDHPHIEHHTPHPHHPPTPAPVKPASY